The Spirosoma radiotolerans genome has a window encoding:
- the purB gene encoding adenylosuccinate lyase, with protein MNLSALTAISPVDGRYRSQVDALAPYFSELGLIHYRVRIEIEYFIALCEWQVPQLAGVDRSQFPALRALYENFTEGDALRIKEIEKTTNHDVKAVEYFIKEKLEGSSVEPFLEFVHFGLTSQDINNTAIPLLLSDALDTEIVPLYRDVFMRLQVLAEQWKDVAMLARTHGQPASPTRLGKELLVFVERIEKQLQLLSTIPTAAKFGGATGNFNAHMVAYPKDDWKKFGDTFVEGLGMVRSQFTTQIEHYDMLAATLDAFKRLNTILIDLDRDVWTYVSMNYFKQKLKEGEVGSSAMPHKVNPIDFENSEGNLGIANALFEHLSGKLPISRLQRDLTDSTVLRSIGVPFAHSVIALKSLLKGLSKLELNPAAIAADLEENWAVVAEGIQTILRREGYPKPYEALKALTRTNQKITAQTISQFIDELNVSDAVKAELRAITPFSYTGL; from the coding sequence ATGAATTTATCTGCATTAACGGCGATCTCGCCAGTCGACGGTCGGTACCGGTCCCAGGTTGACGCTCTAGCCCCTTATTTTTCTGAATTGGGCTTAATTCATTACCGCGTTCGCATTGAGATCGAGTATTTCATTGCGCTCTGCGAGTGGCAGGTTCCCCAACTGGCCGGTGTGGATCGGTCGCAGTTTCCAGCGTTGCGGGCGCTTTATGAAAACTTCACAGAGGGTGATGCGTTGCGCATAAAGGAAATTGAGAAAACGACCAATCACGACGTTAAAGCTGTTGAATACTTTATAAAAGAAAAGCTGGAAGGCTCGTCTGTGGAGCCTTTTCTGGAGTTTGTCCACTTCGGGCTAACCTCACAGGATATTAATAATACGGCGATTCCACTGCTTCTGAGCGACGCCCTCGATACAGAGATCGTTCCGCTCTATCGGGATGTATTTATGCGATTGCAGGTGTTGGCTGAACAATGGAAAGACGTTGCCATGCTCGCCCGCACCCATGGCCAACCCGCTTCCCCGACGCGTTTGGGCAAAGAACTCCTGGTGTTTGTAGAGCGAATAGAAAAGCAACTCCAGCTTTTGTCGACCATACCAACGGCCGCCAAATTTGGGGGCGCAACAGGCAATTTCAATGCCCATATGGTTGCTTATCCTAAAGACGACTGGAAGAAGTTTGGGGATACCTTTGTAGAAGGCTTGGGCATGGTTCGCAGCCAGTTTACGACCCAGATTGAACATTACGACATGCTGGCCGCTACGCTCGATGCCTTCAAGCGTTTGAATACCATCCTCATCGACCTTGACCGTGATGTGTGGACGTATGTCTCCATGAACTACTTTAAGCAGAAATTGAAAGAAGGAGAGGTGGGCTCTTCGGCGATGCCGCACAAGGTCAATCCCATTGATTTTGAGAACTCAGAGGGTAACCTGGGTATTGCCAATGCCTTGTTCGAACACTTATCCGGCAAGCTTCCGATTTCCCGGCTTCAGCGCGATCTGACTGATTCGACGGTATTACGAAGCATTGGCGTTCCGTTCGCCCATTCGGTTATTGCGCTGAAATCCTTGTTGAAAGGGCTGAGCAAACTGGAGCTAAACCCTGCTGCCATTGCGGCCGACCTGGAAGAAAACTGGGCCGTCGTTGCCGAAGGTATCCAGACCATTCTCCGTCGTGAAGGCTATCCCAAACCCTACGAAGCGCTTAAAGCCCTGACCCGCACGAATCAGAAGATTACGGCACAAACGATCAGCCAATTTATTGACGAGTTAAACGTCTCTGATGCTGTAAAGGCCGAACTACGCGCTATAACGCCGTTTTCGTACACAGGTTTGTAG